A window of Halobellus ruber genomic DNA:
CGATACCCCCGTCCCGATCGTGTTCACCGGGAGCCAGCGCTCGGCGGACCGGCCCTCCTCGGACAACGTGATGAACGCGGTCTGTGCCGTCGAAGCCGCCAAATCCGACGCGGCCGAAGTGCTGGTCTGTATGCACGCCTCGACCGCCGACGACGCGTGTGCGCTCCACCGCGGCACGAGAGTTCGAAAGAACCACACCTCCCGGCGGGACGCCTTCGAGACCGTCGGCGCCGAGCCGCTGGGGACGGTCGATTACGACACCGAGACCGTCGAGTTCCGCCGCGGCTACGCCGAGCGCGGCGCGACCGACCTGGACGTCCGGACGGCGCTGAACGGCGACGTCGCCCTGCTGAAGTTCACGCCCGGGCTGGACGTCGACCGCTATGCGGGGATGCTCCGCGACGCCGACCTCGACGGGGTCGTGATCGAGGGGACCGGGCTCGGCCACGTCCACACCGACCTGATCCCGGTGATCGAGGAACTGACCGACGGCGGCGTCGTGGTCGCGATGACGAGCCAGTGTCTGGCGGGCCGCGTCTGCGACCGCGTCTACGACACCGGCCGCGACCTCCTCGACGCCGGCGTCGTCGAGGCCGGCGACACCCTCCCCGGGACGGCGAAGGTGAAGCTGATGTGGGCGCTGGAACACCTCGACGACCCCGCGGCGGCGATGCAGCGGCCGGTCGCGGGCGAACTCCAGGAGCGATCGGTACCCTGGACGTAGGCGGGGAAGGGCACCGGGCACGGCATCGACGGACGATTCCACGCGGACGACACCACCCTGTATGACCGAGACCCCACGCGAAACTGACGACGGAGCCGCCGCGTACGTCTGCGGCGACTGCGGCCGCGCGTTCCATTCCGAGGACCTCCGGGTCCTCCACCGCGGCGTCAGACACCCGGACGCGCTCGACGCCGCAGAACAGGACGCCTACCGCGAGGTCTACCGGGACGAAGAGCGGGCGATCCGGTCGTTCCGCATCCGCGCGCTCGGCGTCCTCGTGGTCCTGTACTTCGGGTTGCTGTTTCTCTACGTGATCTATGCGTCGTGACGCGACGCCGCGGTGGCGCGACCGCGTTGTGACCGTCGCGGCGGCGGTCGTCACGTTCGCGCTCGGCGTCGCCCTCCTCGCCCGCGGGGTCGCCGCGAGCAACGCCGCCGTCGGGCTCTCGGACGCCGCCGGCGACCCCCTCTCGGTCCCGCGGTGGCTCTACGTCGCGACCGGCGGCGCCGCCATCGGCGCCTCGGCGCTGCTCGCCGGCTTCGTCACCGACCGCGGGTTCGTGGCCGCGATCCACGAGTGGCGGCGCGACATCGGCGGCGACCGGCTCCGCCGCGCCGGCCGTCTTCTCGCGGGTGTCCTCGGCGCCGCCCTCGTCGCGCTCGTGGTCTACCGCGGGTTCGTCGGGCCGCAGCTCTCGACGGTGAACTTCGCGGTGATCGTGCTCTTCGCCGGCGGGCGGGCGGGGCTGACGATGGCGTCGTACCTCGTCGGCAACGCGTGGCCGGCGGTCAACCCCCTCCGGGCCGTCGACCGGCTCCCGACCGGGGTCGTGGCGTACCCCGACAGCCTGGGGCGGTGGCCCGCGCTTGCGGGGATCCTGCTTCTCGTGTGGGTTGAGACGACGACCGGCGTGACCCGGCGGCCGGCGGTGCTCG
This region includes:
- a CDS encoding DNA-binding protein; its protein translation is MTETPRETDDGAAAYVCGDCGRAFHSEDLRVLHRGVRHPDALDAAEQDAYREVYRDEERAIRSFRIRALGVLVVLYFGLLFLYVIYAS
- the gatD gene encoding Glu-tRNA(Gln) amidotransferase subunit GatD: MNPGDRVRIERAGVENEGVLMPSSTPDHLVVKLDGGYNVGIAREDADVEILESDVYDVEAAHSESDASEIEFDEDLPTVSLISTGGTIASTVDYRTGAVTAQFDAEDVLRAVPDLAGRANYRGRVVTNILSENMTPDVWQDLAEAVAEEIRAGADGVVVMHGTDTMQFTASALSYMLDTPVPIVFTGSQRSADRPSSDNVMNAVCAVEAAKSDAAEVLVCMHASTADDACALHRGTRVRKNHTSRRDAFETVGAEPLGTVDYDTETVEFRRGYAERGATDLDVRTALNGDVALLKFTPGLDVDRYAGMLRDADLDGVVIEGTGLGHVHTDLIPVIEELTDGGVVVAMTSQCLAGRVCDRVYDTGRDLLDAGVVEAGDTLPGTAKVKLMWALEHLDDPAAAMQRPVAGELQERSVPWT